In one Leptospiraceae bacterium genomic region, the following are encoded:
- a CDS encoding alpha/beta hydrolase: MKLNYLKISYIFLLVFAFSNCSFSSYKPGMASEEDKLESPLQVPKDALGKENIQISKDISLYYEKVGEGPEILFIHGGPGIPAKAEEGLLKIKGYSLYLYHSRGTGKSTKPVDKFEEDSWMKNPPILEKKLGMSAQIADIERIKRAVGKKKIHIIGLSYGGFIASLFAAEFPDSVEKLILINPAPIVFQAEEDKHNLFARIGKMQETDEQKKAYADYMKRFTNIFGSLWTQDEKSLNKLLSEMGPFYFNAAKKQGMKIPNSIPGEWIGGWNSFALFLSVGRSYDYTGFIHDRVKAKTLLLIGDNDLTPPEVYEPYRKSLHGMKEYVVKGAGHFPHIDKPEEFASAVLQFLKEE, encoded by the coding sequence ATGAAACTAAATTATTTAAAAATCTCGTATATTTTTCTTCTTGTTTTCGCTTTCTCGAATTGTTCTTTTTCAAGTTATAAACCGGGCATGGCTTCCGAAGAGGATAAGTTAGAATCTCCTCTACAGGTTCCCAAAGATGCACTGGGAAAAGAGAATATTCAAATTTCAAAAGATATTTCACTTTACTATGAAAAAGTGGGTGAAGGCCCTGAAATTCTATTTATCCACGGTGGACCCGGCATTCCGGCTAAAGCTGAAGAGGGACTCTTAAAAATAAAAGGATACTCCCTGTATTTATATCATTCCAGGGGCACCGGGAAATCCACAAAACCTGTAGATAAATTTGAGGAAGACTCCTGGATGAAAAATCCGCCCATCCTGGAAAAGAAACTGGGTATGTCTGCTCAAATTGCTGATATCGAAAGAATCAAAAGAGCAGTGGGTAAAAAGAAAATCCACATTATCGGTCTTTCTTACGGAGGTTTTATTGCTTCTCTTTTCGCCGCTGAATTTCCGGATTCAGTAGAAAAACTCATACTCATAAACCCGGCTCCGATTGTCTTTCAAGCAGAGGAAGATAAACATAATCTTTTTGCCCGAATAGGTAAGATGCAAGAAACCGATGAACAAAAAAAAGCTTATGCCGATTACATGAAACGTTTCACAAATATTTTTGGAAGCTTATGGACTCAGGATGAAAAATCATTAAACAAACTTCTTTCTGAAATGGGCCCCTTTTATTTTAATGCAGCCAAAAAACAGGGCATGAAGATTCCGAATTCAATTCCCGGTGAATGGATAGGAGGCTGGAATTCATTTGCTCTATTTTTATCTGTAGGAAGAAGCTATGACTACACAGGATTTATTCATGATAGAGTAAAAGCAAAAACCTTACTTCTTATCGGTGATAATGATCTAACACCACCCGAGGTATATGAGCCCTATAGAAAATCGCTTCATGGAATGAAAGAGTATGTAGTTAAAGGAGCCGGACATTTCCCGCATATAGATAAACCGGAAGAATTTGCATCTGCTGTTCTCCAGTTTTTAAAAGAAGAATAG
- a CDS encoding purine-binding chemotaxis protein CheW → MSVTELSVNEEDTMQDLFIIFNLDDKEFGIEIRFLIEIIAFQAITQIPNLPEYIRGVINLRGKVIPVIDVRLRFGMPSKEYNDFTCILIVHHNEITSGLIVDGVREVLRIPADDIEPSPGFESSSVERFIDSIGKAEDKLKILINLDKFIREKDVASAI, encoded by the coding sequence ATGAGTGTAACTGAATTATCTGTCAATGAAGAAGATACTATGCAGGATTTATTTATTATTTTTAATCTGGACGATAAGGAATTTGGAATCGAAATACGTTTCCTGATTGAAATTATCGCATTTCAAGCTATTACGCAAATTCCTAATTTGCCTGAATATATCCGGGGGGTAATCAATTTGCGAGGAAAAGTGATTCCGGTTATTGATGTACGCCTGCGTTTTGGGATGCCGTCTAAAGAATATAATGATTTTACCTGCATTTTAATTGTTCATCATAATGAAATTACCTCCGGTCTTATTGTAGATGGGGTTAGAGAAGTTTTACGTATTCCTGCGGATGATATTGAACCTTCACCGGGTTTTGAAAGCAGTAGTGTCGAACGTTTCATTGACTCTATAGGTAAAGCCGAGGATAAGTTAAAAATTCTGATTAACCTGGATAAATTTATTCGCGAAAAAGATGTGGCTTCTGCTATCTAA
- a CDS encoding TetR/AcrR family transcriptional regulator, with protein MPKIVNHDEYREELLRNSFELFARKGYDSVSMREIARELNISTGTLYHYFPNKSSIFRQMIELHSRNRILKIISELNSELPLKEKFVVMSKNILEVEKFFQDMLFLLFDYYRKNDSKDPENFIQPIFNYYKFTIVKTLEIQDSELADLVLSFLIGIIVQRMINPEVDAASQLLSFVSLMEAGKDLQEIKSKHQVFNLRSILDRIS; from the coding sequence ATGCCTAAAATTGTGAACCATGATGAATACCGGGAAGAACTCCTGAGAAACTCCTTTGAGCTTTTCGCGAGAAAAGGGTATGATTCGGTAAGTATGAGAGAAATTGCCAGAGAGCTCAATATTTCTACCGGAACTCTATACCACTATTTTCCGAATAAAAGTTCCATCTTCAGGCAAATGATTGAACTTCACAGTCGTAACAGAATTTTGAAAATCATTTCCGAATTAAATTCTGAACTTCCTTTAAAAGAAAAATTTGTAGTGATGAGTAAAAACATTCTGGAAGTGGAGAAGTTTTTTCAGGATATGTTGTTTCTGTTGTTTGATTATTACAGAAAAAATGATTCTAAAGATCCGGAAAACTTCATTCAACCTATTTTTAATTATTACAAATTCACCATCGTTAAAACTCTTGAAATTCAGGACAGCGAGTTAGCTGATCTCGTCTTAAGCTTTCTTATCGGGATTATTGTTCAAAGAATGATTAATCCGGAAGTTGATGCAGCCAGTCAGCTTCTTTCTTTTGTAAGTTTAATGGAAGCAGGTAAGGACTTGCAGGAAATTAAAAGTAAACATCAAGTCTTTAACCTGAGGTCTATTCTGGATAGGATTTCTTAA
- a CDS encoding ferritin-like domain-containing protein, producing the protein MDNILNDVSQLSQMAFRNAKVAADLFPSAFSGFILKESQKDRIGIHSGHKVWYDWKYDNKGSAKFSELYKKAKKGQWDSDDLPWNTSVDPFSNEIPIFPEKLFPIYGSKAYNVLDKKEKAKLTYELISVLLSQGLHGEQGALYASAITVEATPWIDAKYYGATQVMDEGRHVEVFYRYVDEKLNNLYHINDNLYVVIHALTEASDWDLKFLGMQIMIEGLALGAFSLIYKYTKEPLLRELLKNVISDEARHVHYGVEALRDYYTKEISESKRREREDWAYEVALLLRNRFLFTEFYDQFFGHAMTKEQWNKYVLESEVMSEFRRTLFSRLIPNLKAIGLLSDRIRPRYEELGVLRYENEKAADTISLHELLLEKEMGKTSIIEAA; encoded by the coding sequence ATGGATAATATACTCAATGATGTAAGCCAGCTTTCACAGATGGCATTTCGTAACGCGAAAGTGGCCGCTGACCTTTTCCCTTCTGCTTTTTCCGGTTTCATCCTGAAAGAAAGTCAAAAAGATAGGATAGGAATTCATTCAGGTCATAAGGTCTGGTATGACTGGAAATATGATAATAAAGGTAGTGCTAAATTTTCCGAACTTTATAAAAAAGCCAAAAAAGGCCAGTGGGATTCTGACGACCTTCCCTGGAATACAAGCGTAGATCCCTTTAGCAACGAGATCCCTATCTTTCCGGAAAAACTCTTTCCTATCTATGGAAGTAAAGCCTATAATGTTCTGGATAAAAAAGAAAAAGCAAAACTCACTTACGAACTTATTTCCGTTCTTCTATCGCAGGGATTACATGGTGAACAGGGTGCTCTCTATGCTTCCGCGATCACAGTAGAAGCCACCCCCTGGATCGATGCCAAATATTACGGTGCAACACAGGTAATGGATGAAGGAAGACACGTAGAAGTTTTCTATCGTTATGTTGATGAAAAACTAAATAACCTCTATCACATTAATGATAACCTCTATGTGGTAATTCATGCTTTAACTGAAGCTTCCGACTGGGATTTAAAGTTTCTCGGAATGCAAATCATGATCGAAGGTCTTGCTCTCGGTGCCTTTTCTCTAATATACAAATATACTAAAGAACCACTACTTCGTGAGCTTCTGAAAAATGTCATTTCCGATGAAGCCAGACATGTTCACTACGGGGTAGAAGCTCTTCGTGACTATTACACTAAAGAAATTTCAGAAAGTAAACGCAGAGAGAGAGAAGATTGGGCCTATGAAGTAGCTCTTCTTCTTCGAAATCGCTTCCTATTTACTGAGTTTTATGATCAGTTCTTCGGACATGCGATGACCAAAGAACAGTGGAATAAATACGTCTTAGAATCCGAGGTAATGAGTGAATTCCGAAGAACTCTTTTCTCCAGACTAATTCCAAATCTTAAAGCTATAGGCCTTTTAAGCGATAGAATCCGTCCCCGCTACGAAGAATTGGGAGTTCTACGCTACGAAAATGAAAAAGCTGCCGACACCATTTCTCTTCACGAACTTCTTTTAGAAAAAGAAATGGGAAAAACTTCAATTATAGAAGCAGCTTAG
- a CDS encoding M15 family metallopeptidase: MRNIFLFLLFIASVLTAKDLDPIYLDIPAYKYLIGDFSSSKLKYYKDAENGRVFHMRNDVFSQFQKMKKAYETYAREKKLKVKTISLRSAFRSFNDQKYIWETKFTGQKKMGKSVKGKTAEERAKLILEYSSAPGTSRHHWGTDLDLNSLSNTYFGKGGAGEELYKWLLQNAPKYGFCQPYNELKNRGNKGYFEERWHWSYAPVSNKLLKDWNEAYKEQKLNFKKHKGSEVLENKRSTYVNSINTDCAKTQEPSL, encoded by the coding sequence ATGCGCAACATTTTCTTATTTCTCCTATTTATAGCTTCCGTGCTTACCGCCAAAGATCTGGATCCCATTTACCTGGACATTCCTGCTTATAAATATCTTATCGGAGACTTCTCGTCTTCTAAATTGAAGTATTACAAAGATGCAGAGAATGGACGGGTTTTTCATATGAGAAACGATGTTTTTTCCCAATTTCAAAAGATGAAAAAAGCTTATGAAACCTATGCCAGAGAAAAAAAACTCAAAGTGAAAACTATTTCTCTGCGTTCTGCTTTCAGAAGCTTCAATGATCAAAAATATATCTGGGAAACAAAGTTTACCGGCCAGAAAAAAATGGGAAAAAGTGTAAAAGGCAAAACAGCAGAAGAAAGAGCAAAGCTGATTCTTGAGTATTCCAGTGCTCCGGGCACTTCGAGACACCATTGGGGAACTGACCTGGATCTAAATAGCCTGAGCAATACTTATTTTGGGAAAGGGGGGGCCGGGGAAGAACTTTACAAATGGCTCCTGCAAAACGCTCCTAAATACGGTTTCTGCCAGCCCTATAACGAACTCAAAAACCGGGGAAATAAAGGCTATTTCGAAGAACGCTGGCACTGGTCCTACGCCCCTGTTTCGAATAAACTCCTAAAAGATTGGAATGAGGCCTATAAAGAGCAAAAGCTAAACTTTAAAAAACATAAAGGCTCCGAAGTTTTAGAGAATAAAAGGAGTACCTACGTGAATTCTATCAATACCGACTGTGCAAAAACCCAGGAACCAAGCCTATAA
- a CDS encoding hybrid sensor histidine kinase/response regulator — protein sequence MVDIIEILIVEDNIDFIHFIKRILSEERYKIRIIQSGTEAYEYLLNPEVNPDVILLDYELPGMNGIEILEKINEHENSYSAIFLSVHNSFDTVLKAMKAGAMDFLAKSSDLKTELPGKIEKIYKIHYSKVERKKAEAIILKQNEELKRLNADKDRFMQILAHDLRNPFNILINLSELILNDLYDLDMEELKEYMKVINKEATNTFNLLEELLLWSRAQSGKLPYEPEKLQLRNICEIQIMNSEDKAMNKRIDLKYLESEPIYLKADRNMLNTIIRNLLSNALKFTNVNGSVKIYALKESGFARVTISDNGVGMNEEHIAKLWNFAEPYTTKGTGDETGTGLGLLFCKEFVEKHGGKIWIESKVGKGSKFIFTLPLYKE from the coding sequence ATGGTGGACATAATTGAAATTCTTATAGTTGAAGATAATATCGATTTTATTCACTTTATTAAAAGAATTCTTTCCGAAGAACGTTATAAAATTCGAATTATCCAATCAGGTACTGAAGCGTATGAATATTTATTAAATCCGGAAGTAAACCCTGATGTAATACTATTAGATTATGAGTTACCGGGGATGAATGGTATTGAGATTCTGGAAAAAATAAATGAACATGAAAATTCGTATAGTGCCATATTCTTAAGTGTTCATAATTCTTTTGATACAGTTTTGAAAGCTATGAAAGCGGGGGCGATGGATTTTCTTGCCAAGTCAAGTGATTTAAAAACTGAACTTCCCGGAAAAATTGAAAAAATATATAAAATTCATTATTCAAAAGTTGAGAGAAAGAAAGCAGAAGCTATTATTTTGAAGCAAAATGAAGAACTGAAACGCTTGAATGCAGATAAAGATCGTTTTATGCAAATATTAGCACATGACTTAAGAAATCCTTTTAATATACTGATTAACCTTTCTGAGCTAATCTTAAATGATTTATATGACCTGGATATGGAAGAACTAAAAGAGTATATGAAGGTTATAAATAAGGAAGCAACAAATACTTTTAATCTTCTGGAGGAATTATTACTCTGGTCCAGGGCACAGTCAGGGAAACTACCTTATGAACCAGAAAAATTACAATTGCGTAATATTTGTGAAATACAAATTATGAATAGTGAAGATAAAGCTATGAATAAAAGAATAGATTTAAAATATCTTGAGTCTGAACCTATTTATTTGAAAGCTGATAGGAATATGTTGAATACAATTATTAGAAATCTTTTATCCAACGCACTTAAGTTTACAAATGTGAATGGTAGCGTAAAGATCTATGCTTTAAAAGAATCAGGTTTTGCCAGAGTCACTATTTCGGATAATGGAGTAGGGATGAATGAAGAGCATATAGCCAAACTCTGGAACTTTGCCGAGCCTTATACTACAAAGGGGACCGGCGATGAAACCGGAACCGGATTGGGTTTGTTATTTTGTAAGGAATTTGTGGAAAAGCATGGTGGAAAAATTTGGATAGAAAGTAAGGTAGGGAAAGGAAGTAAATTTATCTTTACCCTACCTTTATATAAGGAATAG
- a CDS encoding PAS domain S-box protein, which yields MEDKETEIIFLQKQIEELKKELELLKGRENEKRASLMINAIPDMVFRLDKNGVYLDYKADVTDLYAQSVENIIGKNNRDITPPEFSKMVDEYIEKALSTGELQTFEYQLDVPNRGLRDYEARMIKSGTDEIIAVVRDLTEKKHYDKDLKNAFQQVRESEEKFRKLFEVVPIPLCYANMTTGEILMYNKIFENLLGYKLKDIPTLTDWFLKAYPEESYRNEVAEKWSELVREAKRDNTSVRAEEYVVTTKNGKKLTMQISGIFIDEYFLATFIDLTSRKEMENRLKETNENLEEMLYIASHDLQVPLISMEGYASELLEDYKTSLDENGVFCLTRLKTNASNMHRLVISLLDISRLNTQKKAYEQFNLKNLIEKILIDLSLHIEKKKATIQMREMPELYADKERIETVFRNLLSNALNYGGKNIEITWFDNMIYVKDDGIGIPQNQLDNIFKAGERLQMNESEGIGMGLAFCKKVIEKHNWEIRAESEGINKGSSFIIKYL from the coding sequence ATGGAAGATAAAGAAACAGAAATTATTTTTTTACAGAAGCAGATTGAAGAACTGAAGAAAGAATTAGAATTACTCAAAGGAAGGGAAAACGAGAAGCGGGCCAGCTTAATGATTAATGCCATTCCTGATATGGTATTTCGACTCGACAAAAATGGGGTTTATCTCGATTACAAAGCTGATGTCACTGATTTGTATGCCCAGTCCGTTGAAAATATTATTGGAAAAAATAATCGAGATATTACTCCACCTGAATTTTCTAAAATGGTCGATGAGTATATAGAAAAAGCCTTATCCACCGGAGAATTGCAGACTTTTGAATATCAATTGGATGTACCGAATAGAGGTCTTCGAGACTATGAAGCCCGGATGATAAAGAGTGGAACAGATGAAATAATTGCTGTCGTGCGAGATCTTACAGAAAAAAAACATTATGATAAAGACTTAAAAAATGCATTTCAGCAGGTTCGGGAAAGTGAGGAAAAATTTCGAAAACTCTTTGAAGTAGTTCCCATACCTCTTTGTTACGCAAATATGACTACAGGCGAAATCCTGATGTATAATAAAATATTTGAAAACTTATTGGGGTATAAACTGAAGGATATTCCAACTTTAACAGATTGGTTTTTAAAAGCTTATCCGGAAGAAAGTTATAGAAATGAAGTTGCTGAAAAATGGAGCGAATTAGTAAGGGAAGCGAAACGGGATAATACCTCTGTTCGAGCAGAAGAATATGTGGTAACTACTAAGAACGGCAAAAAGCTCACTATGCAGATTTCGGGAATATTTATTGATGAATACTTTCTGGCAACTTTTATTGATTTAACTTCCCGAAAAGAAATGGAAAATCGACTAAAAGAGACGAATGAAAATTTGGAAGAAATGCTCTATATTGCTTCCCACGATTTGCAGGTACCCTTAATTTCTATGGAAGGATATGCTTCTGAATTATTAGAGGATTATAAAACATCTCTGGATGAGAATGGAGTATTTTGCTTAACTCGTTTAAAAACAAATGCGTCGAACATGCATAGACTGGTTATAAGTCTTTTAGATATTTCCCGTTTAAATACTCAAAAGAAAGCTTATGAGCAGTTTAACTTAAAAAATCTTATAGAAAAGATACTTATCGATTTGTCTTTGCACATTGAAAAGAAAAAGGCAACTATTCAGATGCGAGAAATGCCAGAATTATATGCGGATAAGGAGCGGATTGAGACTGTATTTAGAAACTTACTAAGTAATGCTTTGAATTACGGCGGGAAGAATATTGAAATTACCTGGTTCGATAATATGATCTATGTAAAAGATGATGGAATCGGAATACCGCAGAATCAACTGGATAATATCTTTAAAGCAGGGGAGCGCTTACAGATGAATGAAAGTGAGGGGATTGGTATGGGGCTCGCTTTTTGTAAAAAAGTAATTGAAAAACATAATTGGGAGATCCGGGCTGAATCTGAAGGCATAAATAAAGGTTCAAGCTTTATAATAAAATACTTATAA
- a CDS encoding hemerythrin domain-containing protein, translated as MIDLNNSSLSQICKYLVETHHVFTRSSIEEIMSYMEKQNLEIPSLKQVFFNFGQEMFQHLQKEENILFPYIQKLDTEKEPEVPFFGTIQNPIRMMSMEHNKAEEDLKEFRRLCADFRVTADTGSEIQYLYTKLQELEKDLEVHMQIENEILFPRSIERENEL; from the coding sequence ATGATAGATTTGAATAATTCTAGCTTAAGTCAGATTTGCAAGTATTTAGTAGAAACGCATCATGTATTTACTCGTTCTTCAATTGAAGAAATTATGTCTTATATGGAAAAACAGAACCTGGAAATCCCCAGTTTAAAGCAGGTTTTTTTCAATTTCGGGCAAGAAATGTTTCAACATTTACAAAAGGAGGAAAATATTTTATTCCCCTATATTCAAAAACTGGATACAGAGAAAGAACCCGAAGTTCCATTTTTCGGAACCATTCAAAATCCGATTCGAATGATGTCTATGGAGCATAATAAGGCAGAAGAGGATTTGAAAGAGTTTCGACGACTTTGTGCGGATTTCAGGGTGACTGCCGATACAGGTTCAGAAATTCAGTATCTTTATACAAAGTTGCAGGAATTGGAGAAAGATCTGGAAGTACATATGCAAATTGAAAACGAAATCCTCTTTCCAAGATCTATTGAAAGGGAAAATGAACTGTAA
- a CDS encoding response regulator, whose protein sequence is MTEEMNVLVEYILVVEDNPDHARLIIKTLKDSGHLLNEIIHLKNGEEAISFLKKEGKFRDEKRSLPMLILLDLKMPLKNGFDVLKEIKRDVNLRCIPVIMLTTSSRTEDIQTALSLGANDFIVKPFKFPDFSEKLAKVGCYWVTVSNAKSAL, encoded by the coding sequence ATGACAGAAGAAATGAATGTGCTGGTAGAGTATATATTAGTTGTAGAGGATAATCCGGATCATGCAAGATTAATTATAAAAACCTTAAAAGATAGCGGTCATCTGTTAAATGAAATTATTCATTTAAAGAATGGAGAGGAGGCTATTTCTTTTCTGAAAAAAGAAGGGAAATTTAGGGATGAAAAAAGAAGCCTGCCTATGTTGATTCTTTTGGATCTTAAGATGCCCTTAAAGAATGGATTTGATGTATTGAAGGAAATCAAAAGAGATGTGAACCTGAGATGTATACCGGTCATTATGTTGACGACCAGTTCTAGAACAGAAGATATTCAAACGGCTTTGTCTTTGGGGGCCAATGATTTTATTGTAAAACCATTTAAGTTCCCTGATTTCAGCGAAAAGTTGGCAAAAGTAGGTTGTTATTGGGTTACTGTGAGTAATGCGAAAAGTGCTTTATGA